In one window of Tursiops truncatus isolate mTurTru1 chromosome 5, mTurTru1.mat.Y, whole genome shotgun sequence DNA:
- the TMEM33 gene encoding transmembrane protein 33 isoform X2 produces MADTAPNGPRGAGAVQFLMANKLDTAMWLSRLFTVYCSALFVLPLLGLHEAASFYQRALLANALTSALRLHQRLPHFQLSRAFLAQALLEDSCHYLLYSLIFVNSYPVTMSIFPVLLFSLLHAATYTKKVLDAKGSNSLPLLRSLLDKLSTNQQNILKFIACNEIFLMPATVFMLFSGQGSLLQPFIYYRFLTLRYSSRRNPYCRYCKILNCHKILEIT; encoded by the exons ATGGCGGATACGGCCCCGAACGGCCCCCGAGGGGCGGGCGCAGTG CAATTCTTGATGGCCAATAAACTGGACACGGCAATGTGGCTTTCTCGCTTGTTCACAGTTTACTGCTCTGCTTTGTTTGTTCTGCCTCTTCTTGG GTTGCATGAAGCAGCAAGCTTTTACCAACGTGCTTTGCTGGCAAATGCTCTGACTAGTGCTCTGAGACTGCACCAAAGATTACCACACTTCCAGTTAAGCAGAGCATTCCTGGCCCAGGCTTTGTTAGAGGACAGCTGCCACTACCTGTTGTATTCACTCATCTTTGTCAATTCCTACCCTGTTACAA tgaGTATTTTCCCAGTCTTGCTATTTTCTTTACTTCATGCTGCCACATACACGAAAAAGGTCCTTGAT gCAAAGGGTTCAAATAGTTTACCTCTGCTGAGATCTCTCTTGGATAAATTAAGCACTAATCAACAGAATATTCTGAAATTCATTGCTTGTAATGAAATATTCTTGATGCCTGCTACAGTTTTTATGCTTTTTag tGGTCAAGGAAGTTTGCTCCAGCCTTTTATATACTATAGATTCCTTACTCTTCGATACTCCTCTCGAAGAAATCCCTATTGTCG
- the TMEM33 gene encoding transmembrane protein 33 isoform X1 — translation MADTAPNGPRGAGAVQFLMANKLDTAMWLSRLFTVYCSALFVLPLLGLHEAASFYQRALLANALTSALRLHQRLPHFQLSRAFLAQALLEDSCHYLLYSLIFVNSYPVTMSIFPVLLFSLLHAATYTKKVLDAKGSNSLPLLRSLLDKLSTNQQNILKFIACNEIFLMPATVFMLFSGQGSLLQPFIYYRFLTLRYSSRRNPYCRTLFNELRIVVEHLIMKPACPLFVRRLCLQSIAFISRLAPTVA, via the exons ATGGCGGATACGGCCCCGAACGGCCCCCGAGGGGCGGGCGCAGTG CAATTCTTGATGGCCAATAAACTGGACACGGCAATGTGGCTTTCTCGCTTGTTCACAGTTTACTGCTCTGCTTTGTTTGTTCTGCCTCTTCTTGG GTTGCATGAAGCAGCAAGCTTTTACCAACGTGCTTTGCTGGCAAATGCTCTGACTAGTGCTCTGAGACTGCACCAAAGATTACCACACTTCCAGTTAAGCAGAGCATTCCTGGCCCAGGCTTTGTTAGAGGACAGCTGCCACTACCTGTTGTATTCACTCATCTTTGTCAATTCCTACCCTGTTACAA tgaGTATTTTCCCAGTCTTGCTATTTTCTTTACTTCATGCTGCCACATACACGAAAAAGGTCCTTGAT gCAAAGGGTTCAAATAGTTTACCTCTGCTGAGATCTCTCTTGGATAAATTAAGCACTAATCAACAGAATATTCTGAAATTCATTGCTTGTAATGAAATATTCTTGATGCCTGCTACAGTTTTTATGCTTTTTag tGGTCAAGGAAGTTTGCTCCAGCCTTTTATATACTATAGATTCCTTACTCTTCGATACTCCTCTCGAAGAAATCCCTATTGTCG GACCTTGTTTAATGAACTGAGGATTGTTGTTGAACATCTAATAATGAAACCTGCTTGCCCACTGTTTGTGAGAAGACTTTGTCTCCAGAGCATTGCCTTTATAAGCAGACTGGCACCAACAGTTGCATAG